The genomic window ATTACGCCAACACCGGCGGATTGAAAAAAGCAGCCGAAAAGCAAAGTGGAAAGAAAGTTACTACTAGCTTTGTGGAAAGTTTCTCCAAAGACACCACACCCCGCAACTTAGATGATTTACTCAGAATGGAATACCGCACCAAATTGCTAAATCCCAAATGGGCGCAAGCAATGGCTAATCAAGGTTCTGGCGGTGCATTTGAAATTTCCCAACGCATGACAGCATTAATTGGTTGGGGTGGTACTGCTGACTTTAAAGATGATTGGGTATACGAGCAAGCCGCAGATACCTATGCGTTAGATCCCCAAATGGCGGAGAGATTACGCCAAGCCAACCCAGAAGCTTTTCGTAATATTGTCAGCAGAATGTTAGAAGCACATGGGCGCGGTTTTTGGCAAACTGATACAGATAGATTAGATAAATTACGTCAATTGTATGAATTGACAGATGAACAATTAGAAGGTGTAACAGTTTAATTTTTCTCTATGCCTCTGCCTCTGTGTCTCCGTGGTTTAAAGTATTTTATTTACCACAAAGGCACAAAGGCACGGAGAAGAAAGTCCAGATTTTATTGCGAATTGCGAATTGCGAATTGGTTTTATCACCCTACCCCGCCCGTTCTTTAGCCAGACTATCAATTGCATCACCCAACGCAGTAGTCAGGCTTTTACGGGTTTGGGTGTGGTTTTCTTGCTCTATTTTTAAAGCGTGAATCAAGCGATCGCGTTCTTGAATGACAGCCACTAGTTTGGTTTTTAAGTCTTCTACAGTCTTAATGGCGGCGAGTTCCTGGTGAATGGCTGTGATCACAGTAGAGTTGGGGAATGTTGCTCCATCAATACCTTTGAGTTTTTGAATTTCTATTTGGAGGGATGCGATCGTTTTTCGGGTCAGATCAGCATCAGTGCGGCGTTGTTCTGCCTCCGTGTTATAAAGTTTACGCCATTTTTCGGCACTTTCCCAAGCAGCATCGCGATCGCGCTGTTGTTCTACTAGCTGCTGTTTGAGTGATTCAATTTCAGCTAACCATTGTTGGGTGATGTGTGTACCAATTTCAATACGTTCAGTCATTTTTACACCTGATTATATTACTGTTGATACTCTGCTGTTACAGAAAAAGAGTCCAGTTTTTTATATGTAGAAAGCAATTAAGGACTGATTATAACCTTGACAATATGTATTTATGTATACTATAGTTAGCAATCTAATGATTAATTAAACCAATAAAAACTTGCTCATCATGAATAAGCCTATAAATTCACCATTCCGCTATGCCGGGGGTAAATTTTATGCTCGTAACTTGATACTGAGACATATTACGCCTCATTCATACTATGTTGAACCTTTTGCGGGAGGAGGTTCTATTTTTTTCGCCAAACAAAAAGTAGTCAATAATTGGTTAAATGATATTGATGAAGCAATTATAAATACATATTTAATTATTAGAGATCAACCTGAAGAGCTAATTAGTTATTTAGATGGCGAACAAGCCACTAAAGAGAGGCATTCTTATTATAAAAATGAATTTCATCCCCAAAACCAACTGGAAGCAGCCGCGAGATGGTTTTACTTAAATCGCACCTCTTACTCAGGAATTATGAAGCAGCAGAACTGCTATTGGGGATATGGTGATAAATATAGTATGCGTCCAGAGAACTGGCCTAGAAATATCCGTAGAACTTCAGAAAAGCTGCAAGATGTTAAGATTACTAATTTAGATTTTGAACAAGTTATAGAAACTGTACCTGATAATACTTTCTTATTTATTGATCCTCCATATTTTAATGCTGATCAAGATAAGTTTTATACTCACTCTTTTTCAAAAGATGATCACTATCGCCTATGTAAAATACTCAAAAAGCATCATAATAGGATTTATTTTTTATTAACTTATGATAATACTACTGAAGTTAGAGACTTGTATGAGTGGGCAATAGAAATGCACGATAAAGAATGGAATTACACAATAAGTAGAACGGATGACCAAAAAAAAGGTCAGAAAAAAGGGGATAACTTCAAAGGTGCGCGTTATAAAGGTAAGGAAGTATTTATATTGAATTACGATTCTACTGCAAACTTTTTCGATCAGCCAAAGCAATTAGTGATCGGATTTTAAATTCTTTCTAAAATATTTTCAAAAAATTGCAGACTCTTATCTAGTTCTATCCAACAATTTTTAGGAGAAGGAATCACCTCATTTGATAGCTCTTCAATATTTCCAAAATTAATAATTGGGTAGTTAGGAATAAAGCCACAATTGGACTTATCTAAGCAGGCTTGTTTGCCACATATCACACCGCTATTATGGGATACACTAATATCTAATGAACAAGCTAGATAAACTTTGTTGTATACAAATTCTTGTAAAAACTCTTCATCATTTGCGGTAGGATTCAGCTTGTTGATAAAATTCATTCCTTGCTCAGTAGGTTCAAATTTATACATTAAGTTGCCATCATTATCTTCCAATGTCTGGTAAAAAGCATTACCTATAGATGTAGCAACTACATCAAAATTGGTCACACGATATTGGTCACTATGAGCAAGAAAGATTTGCGGACTTACACCAAGCTTTTGTGCCATTGCGTTGACTTTTTCAGGGGTTTTAGTGGTACGTGAGCGCATACATTTAACTTTAATTAAATAATCGCCCTTTTTATGAAATCCTTCTCTAGAGGTTTTTGCAACACTAAACATTCCTTTCCCAGCCAATTTACACTCAACTGATATTACTTTTTTTGTTTTATTGTGCATCACCATGATATCAATGTCATGATTTCCAGTTTGGGCATTCATAACAGGCTTAATTACTGTCCAATCTTGGGAAGGTAATATTTGCCTTAATTTAGAATACATAGAAAACTCAAATGCTTTACCTCGAATCATGGGAGCTACTTTTAAGTCAGTTACTATTTTGTGTAAATCACTTGTTGATATATTTAACGAGCGGCAGTATTGACGAATTTCGTAAATCCATTGTTCTTCTTCATTTAAATTCATTTTTAGCTAACTCCCTTTAACAAATTATCAATTGTGAGTTCCAGAGCCTTAGCAAGTTTGTCAATGTTGATGAGGGTAATGTTTTTCTCGGCTCTTTCAATCATGCCTATATATGTTCTATGAAGTCCTGCTTTTTCAGCTAATTCTTCCTGTGAAAGACCTTGCTTTAACCTTTCATCTCTTACTCTTTGACCAAATCTTGTAAGTATCTCATTCTTCATGAAATTTCAATAAAGACATAACTAAAATATAGTAGTAAACTGCTGCATACTAAAGTTCTACATACTATAGTTAGCATTAAGTACGAGCTTATTAATAATAGATACAAATACCATGTTAAATATGACTACGTGACTTGGGTTGATTTTCAAGTTTTATAGTGTCTACGACATTTTGCCAATTATCATGCAATCAGTCGTACTAATACTTTATATATGTTTAGAGACTGGTTTGCAGACAACTTGGGAGTTAGTCAAGCTCGCAAAGAACAAGTATACCTAGATATATGCAGTTCAATCAGCTTAGAAGATGCCAGCTATTGGATTCAGGTTTTATTTGCAGCAGGTATTGCTACTTTGGGGCTGGTCTTAAATAGCCCAGCCGTAATTATTGGCGCGATGTTGATTTCTCCCTTGATGGGGGGTATTTTAGCCAATGGACTGGCTCTAGCTGCGGGTGATGTGGTTTTAGCCATGCGGGCGTTGCTCAATCTGTTGCTGAGTTGTGCGCTGGCGATCGCCTTTGCTGTCTTACTGGTATCTTTGCTGCCATTTAAGGAAATGACCAGTGAAATTGCGGCTAGGACTCGACCGAATATTTTAGATTTGTTTGTGGCTTTATTTTCAGGTGCGGTGGGTTCAGTAGCAATTTGCAAAGAAGCGAAGGGGGTAGCCACTTCAATTCCTGGTGTAGCGATCGCAGTTGCATTAATGCCACCATTATGTGTTGTTGGTTATGGTATCGGTATTGCCATCAGCATTAATCCTGTGAAGGGATTACAGGTGGCTAGTGGTGGAGGCTTACTATTTTTTACCAACTTAGTAGCAATTACCTTCACTGCAATGCTAGTTTTCCTCAGTCTGCATATTGACAATCTTCAGGTTAAAGAAAAAGTACGGGAATGGCGTAATACACATCCAGAAAGTATCTGGATGCAGGGTATTTTAGAACGACTACCTGCTTACCAAAAACTGAAAAAAATCGGTAGTCTACCTGGTAGATTACTGCTAATTTTTATGACAATTGGGGCGATTATGTTCCCACTCAACCAATCTCTCAACCAACTGAGAAGGGAAATTACTCTACAGCAACAAGAAAACCGCGTTCGCCGGTCGGCAATAGATATATGGCAACAGCAATTCGCTAATTTCTCTAATGGTGAAACACGCTCTTACATTGGTAACATTTCCACATCAGAGAAAAATAATAAATTGACAGTGCAACTTCAGGTGTTTAGTAGTAAAGAATACACATCAGATGAACAAAATAATTTTATTCAACAGTTAGCCTCACGTCTAGGAAAACCGACGGAATTGGTAGCACTCAAGTTAATTGAAATCCCCACAGCATCTAGTGAACTTTTACGTCCAATACCTGAAGATAAACCACCTGAACCAGTTATTACCGTCGCCCAATTACAATCAAGTTTCCTGCAAGAAGTCCAGTCAGCCTTGGGTGAAATGCGACTTCCCCAACCAGCGCAGATGATTAATTATGAGTTAATTACTATTCCCTATGAACCATTACGCATTCGGTTGGTGTATTTGAGTGAACGTGATATTGAAAAAGATGCCCAAGTTTTACTGGCTGATAATGTCAGGAGTAAGCTAGATTACCAGTCTGCGCTAGTCAGTATGCAGAGAATAGCAACTAATTTGGGAGTGATATCTTTTGAGCGTGATCAGTCTACACTGACACCAGATAACGCCAAGCTGTTAGATCGGGCTGGACAAATTTTACAGCAATTCCCTAACCTGCAACTGGAAATCATGGTTAACCAAGAACTAGAGGAACAGCAAGAGATTGTGCAACTGCGATCGCAAACCATTACAGATTACCTCAAAACCAATTGGCAAATTAATAGCGATCGCCTAATTTTAGGAGTCGGAACAGAGCCACAACGCAGCACAATACTCAAACTCACGGTAAAATCACTGAGAAAACCACCCATAGAAACCATACCGGAAACATTTTAATAAATTACGAATTACGAATTACGTAGCTTGCTTCTCTAACGAGACGCTACCGCAAACCCATAGGGTATTACGAATTACGAATTACGAATTACGAATTACGAATTGAAGATAATGCCACAGCCTCGCTTTGTCAGCTTCTTTCGGCATCTAAATTGGCGTACATTCAAAAAAACCATTGCTAGAACCATCAAAAGACGACTCTTAGGACTGGCTTCAGAAATTGCCTTTAATGCGATGTTATCTTTGTTTCCGGCAATATTGGCAGTCCTCACAGCCATTGGTTTACTGGAAGAATCGTTGCAAAACACCTTCAAGCAACTAGCTGAACAAGTCAGTCAAGTCGCGCCAGAAGAAGCAATGACATTGATTAAAGACTTTGCTAGCCAAGAAATTGCCCACTCTAAGAATAGTGGGTTATTTTCTTTGAGTTTCGTCATTGCCCTTTGGACAGCATCAGGGGCTGTAAGCACTGCCATGACAGCCTTTGATCAAATTCATCAAATCCCACCAGAAAAAACTCGTCCCTTTTGGAAAGCCAAAATCATCTCATTAGGATTGACGGTAGGCACAATTTTGCTACTGGTATTAGCTTCTTTCTTAGTATTTCTCAGTGACTTACTCTTGGGATTTGTAGTCAGTGGTAACTCATCTTTAATTTTCTTACTGTATATCTGGAAATTGTTGCGCTGGCCTTTAGCTTTAGGTATTGTGGCTACAGCATTTAGCTTTATTTACCGCTACGGGACTAGCGTTTGGAAATCAGGCACACCAATAATTCCAGGGGCAATGATTGCAGCCGTGTTTTGGGCAATTTTGTCTGCTTTATTTCGGCAATATGTCGCGAATTTCGGTAACTATAACAAAGTTTATGGTGCAGTCGGCACAGTAATCGTTTTAATGCTGTGGCTGTGGATGAGTGCGGCTGTTTTATTAATAGGCGATCAATTAAATGTAACTGTCGGTGAAGATATTCGCTCTAAATTGCCTAAAAATTCGGCAAAAGACGTTAATTTTCCCCAGGAGGTAGGAAGAAATATTGACTCCTAACTCTTGTAGAGACGTTAGAGGTTGTTTGAAAAGTCGGAAGGGGTGTAAAAATGTCATTCTGACTGGAGTCCTGAGCGAAGGGAAGGAACTGAAAGGAAGAATCTAGGCTTTTTAGACATCGTAACAAATATCACAGCCAGCCATTGCAAAATAGCCAGATAGCAGTAGAATGTTGGACAATTTAATTACAAGTGAGTGGCCTATAATGCCCCATGCTTCTCCTGTTGACTATAATGCTCAAGCAGCAACTTTAAAGCGTCTACGTCAAGTGAGTCGCCTTTTAGATAAAGTTATTGCTATTCCCGGTACACCAATTGCCGTTGGTTTAGATCCAATTATCGGATTTATACCAGTTGGTGGTGATGTTTTAGGTCTTTTACTTGCTAGTTACATTGTCGTGGAAGCAGCAAGACTGGGGATTCCTAAAAAAACTTTAAGTAAGATGGTTGTGAATATTATTATTGATAGTTTAGTAGGTAGTATCCCTGTTTTGGGTGATATTTTTGATTTTGCTTGGACAGCTAATGAGTATAATATTAAGTTAATAGAACAACACATGAACTACCTCTAGCTGGCTTCACTTCGTGACGCTGCGCGAACGCTTGAGCGAGAGGTTTCTACGCCCTCTAACCCGTTTTTAGCAAAGTTACTTTGAGATTTTTGTCGCTTCTTCGCCCCTAGTTGCCGCATCGATCCAGCTTGCTTACACTTGCTAGTAGATGCGGTAGAGCTAGGCGACTCTGCGACTACGAAGCCAGTTCCCGACTCCGGTAGATTACCTTTAGCCCAATAAAGCATAACTTCGGCAGCAGCAATGTCTCGATCCTGCACATACCTACAAACACTACACTCGTGAACTCTAATATCGAGTGTTTTCTTGTGCTGATGACCGCATTTAGGACAAGTTTGGCTAGGCTTGACTTTTTTGGTTGGAACTTCTACAAATACACCACCAATTTGCTCAACTTTGTACTTGATAGTGCTACGAAGTATTCCAAAACCAACATCCAGTATTGACTTATTCAAACCTGCTTTTTGCTTTTTGCGCTTACCTTTCTTAGCTTTACTAGACATATTCTTGACCTCTAGCTTTTCGGTGGCAATGAAGCTATTACAGCTAATTATTTCTACTGCTACCTGATGAACCCAATTTTGACGTTGGTTGGCAACTTTACGAGTTAGTTTACTAACTTTGTTTTGGGCTTTCTTCCATCTTCTAGAGGCTTTGATTTTTTTCTTTCTATTTGGTGCTTGTTTTCGTCTTTTATCCTTAGAAGCCTTTTTGATTAGATGTTCGGCATTCCTCAAAAATTTTGGTGCTTCAATTTGTTGATGATTCTCACCATCAGTAATTGAGAGTGCTGACTTACATCCTAAATCTATTCCAACAGCACCAGTTGGTAAAATATCTGGCTGAAGAACTTGGTCTAAAACATCAACTGTAATAGATGCGTACCATTTACCGTTACGGTAAACAATTATGCAAGTAGTTGGATTTCCCCAATACTTAGCTTGACCCCGCATCTGAATACGTCCAATTTTAGACAAGTTCAAATAACCATTTGCACCATTGGATTCTACTGAGTATCCGCTTTTCGCTGGATAAGTCCAACCTGAATAATGCCGAATTGATTTGTATTTAGGACGTTTACCTAATCCTTTAAACCAGCGTTCAAAGGCATAGTCTACACGCTTCAAGGTTGCTTGTAACGCTTAGGAATTTATTTCTTTATACTCTGTCCAAACTTCCTTGAATGCGGGTAAACAATTCTGTTGCTCGAAATAACTAACAGAATGATTGAACTTTTGATATTGAATAAAACGATTATAAACTGCGGCATTATAGAGGTCTTTATGTAATTTTCGGTGATACCGTAAAGACTGCTCTATTTGCTTATTTGGGTATAGCCGAAAAGTCATCTTCCTCGTAGCCACTGATTTATTTGCCTCCTATATATGTTTTGTTCTATGATATTACAGTTGATCTACAGGCTTGTCAAGTGGTTGCCAGAAAAGGTTCTCATTCGGTTTTCTCTGTTCACCTACACTTTGTATTTGTGACTAAATACAGACGTAAAACAATAACTGCACCAATACTGAAACGGTTACAAGAAATATTTGCTAATGTTTGCATAAAAACCAAATGCAGACTAATTGAGTTTTCAGGAGAAGTAGACCATGTTCATCTGCTAATTGATTTTCATCCAGATAACAATCTATCTTCTCTTGTAGGGAGCTTAAAATCGGCTTCTAGCCGAATTATTCAGAAAGAATTTTCAGAACATTTATCTACTTTTTATAGAAAACCTGTTTTTTGGTCGAGTTCATATTATGTTGCTTCTACTAGTGGCGCACCAATTGAAAAAATCAAGCAATACATACAATCTCAAGACGTGCCTAACAAATAATTGGAAATTACTCAAATCCTCTCCGCACTATTTCAACTACGTACCCTTCGGGAAGCAAACTACAAAAACATTTGAGAGGTTTTCGTAATTTCCCGCTATTCATCCCTACCTTGCTTTCCTGCGGAACGCTAGCGCGAACGCTGAAGGTAGGGACTTTCGCGTTACGTTAAAAATTCCACGTTAGTAGAGTGTAGGTAAATAATTTATTCTTACCATTGTCTGATCAACCTCAGCCGTGATAATAATGAGACTTCTGTAAACGGCATGAAAAATTTTTGAGATCATTCATTGATGAAAGATTGGTGGCAAGCAACTTTTCCCCAAGGGCGGCAAAGTGTAGTTATTAGCGATGTTAATGGTTATCCTGTGCAAATTGCATATGGTGAGAGAGGTACAGGTAAACCACTATTTTTACTACATGGCATGGGTAGTTGGAGTTATAATTGGCGTTATAGCATAGCTCCATTATCTAAACATTTTCGAGTCATTTGTTTTGATGCCAAAGGGTTCGGATTTTCTGATAAACCTTGGTTGCGCCGTGAGAAAGGTGGGCATCAAGTGATTGAGTTACAAAGGATTGTGCAAGCATTATGTGATGAACCAGCTATCATTGTTGGCGAATCAATTGGGGGATTAATTTCCTTAGCTTTAGCTCAAAAAAATCCCCAATTGGTAGGACGGTTAATTGTAATTAATGCCCCAATTTTTACTGAAAGTCTACCTCATTGGGCAATGGAAATACTTGCTCAAACCCCAATAGAAGTATTACAAGCAATTGACGATTTACGTTTGGCTTATTTGTTTGCGCCGCTAGTGCGAGAGGTTATGGGCATAGAAAGGCGCAAAGTGCTATTTGATCCCTCTATTCTCACCCAAGAAGATGTTTATTGGATTACTTATCCATTTATTGAACTGCCTGGTACTCTGGTCAAAGTGGCAGAAGAATTACAAATAGCAGCCAGAGAAATTAAGCATTGGCAAGCCAACAAACCCAATATGCTCACTCAAATTCAAGAGAATTTGGACAAGATTAATTGTCCCACATTAGTTTTGTGGGGCGATCGCGATAGTTGGTTTCCGGCTAGTCATGGCGAAAAATTACATCAATCCCTACCCAATTCCCAATTCCAAATCTTGGATAACTGCTGTCACGATGCCTCAACTGGTGCGGCAAAAGTAGTCAATCAGTCAATCCTGAAGTTTCTCAAAGATACAAATTTTTTCTAAGTATGTATCGATATGTTGAGGCATTTTAAAAATTGACAATAAACAAAAAAATTAACAAGCTATGCAAAGAAATATTAAGCCATAAAACCCTCTTAACTCCTACCTTTTCACCTCCTTACGTCTGCCTGCTACCTCCTGTATTCCAAAAACAGATAGCTGACGGCAAACATGGTATGAGAACATAAAAAAACTAAACTCAATGCAAGTTAGAGAAGTCCCAAGATAATGGAAGCAAGCAAAACAGTTGTAATTACAGGGACCTCTTCGGGGGTCGGGTTGTACACCGCCAAAGCTATGGCTGATAGAAACTGGCACGTAGTCATGGCCTGCCGGGATATAGAAAAAACCCAAAAAGTTGCCCAATCCGTAGGAATTCCCCAGAGTAGCTACACCATCATTCCCCTTGACTTAGCATCTTTAGGAAGTGTGCGTTATTTTGTCCAAAACTTCCGCGCCACTGGTAGAACCCTGGATGCTTTAGTGTGCAACGCGGCAATTTATATGCCTTTAATTAAAGAGCCACTCCGCAGCCCAGAGGGATATGAATTAACCATGGCCACAAATCATCTTGGCCATTTTCTGCTAGCTAACCTGATGTTAGAAGATTTAAAAAAATCATCTTCTCAGCCCAGACTCGTCATTTTAGGAACTGTCACCCATAACCCCAACGAACTCGGCGGAAAAATTCCACCCCGTCCAGACTTGGGAGATTTGAGAGGTTTTGCTGAGGGCTTCAAAGATCCAATTACAATGGCTGATGGTAAGAAGTTTGAACCCGTGAAAGCTTATAAAGATAGCAAAGTATGCAATATTCTCACCATGCGAGAACTGCATCGCCGATATCATGAATCTACAGGAATTATCTTTAGTTCTCTATATCCTGGATGTGTAGCAACCACAGCACTATTCCGTAACCACTATCCTTTATTCCAAAAACTCTTCCCCATCTTCCAAAGACGGATTACCGGCG from Nostoc sp. UHCC 0870 includes these protein-coding regions:
- a CDS encoding DNA adenine methylase, producing MNKPINSPFRYAGGKFYARNLILRHITPHSYYVEPFAGGGSIFFAKQKVVNNWLNDIDEAIINTYLIIRDQPEELISYLDGEQATKERHSYYKNEFHPQNQLEAAARWFYLNRTSYSGIMKQQNCYWGYGDKYSMRPENWPRNIRRTSEKLQDVKITNLDFEQVIETVPDNTFLFIDPPYFNADQDKFYTHSFSKDDHYRLCKILKKHHNRIYFLLTYDNTTEVRDLYEWAIEMHDKEWNYTISRTDDQKKGQKKGDNFKGARYKGKEVFILNYDSTANFFDQPKQLVIGF
- a CDS encoding helix-turn-helix domain-containing protein, with amino-acid sequence MKNEILTRFGQRVRDERLKQGLSQEELAEKAGLHRTYIGMIERAEKNITLINIDKLAKALELTIDNLLKGVS
- a CDS encoding DUF389 domain-containing protein produces the protein MFRDWFADNLGVSQARKEQVYLDICSSISLEDASYWIQVLFAAGIATLGLVLNSPAVIIGAMLISPLMGGILANGLALAAGDVVLAMRALLNLLLSCALAIAFAVLLVSLLPFKEMTSEIAARTRPNILDLFVALFSGAVGSVAICKEAKGVATSIPGVAIAVALMPPLCVVGYGIGIAISINPVKGLQVASGGGLLFFTNLVAITFTAMLVFLSLHIDNLQVKEKVREWRNTHPESIWMQGILERLPAYQKLKKIGSLPGRLLLIFMTIGAIMFPLNQSLNQLRREITLQQQENRVRRSAIDIWQQQFANFSNGETRSYIGNISTSEKNNKLTVQLQVFSSKEYTSDEQNNFIQQLASRLGKPTELVALKLIEIPTASSELLRPIPEDKPPEPVITVAQLQSSFLQEVQSALGEMRLPQPAQMINYELITIPYEPLRIRLVYLSERDIEKDAQVLLADNVRSKLDYQSALVSMQRIATNLGVISFERDQSTLTPDNAKLLDRAGQILQQFPNLQLEIMVNQELEEQQEIVQLRSQTITDYLKTNWQINSDRLILGVGTEPQRSTILKLTVKSLRKPPIETIPETF
- a CDS encoding YihY/virulence factor BrkB family protein, which encodes MPQPRFVSFFRHLNWRTFKKTIARTIKRRLLGLASEIAFNAMLSLFPAILAVLTAIGLLEESLQNTFKQLAEQVSQVAPEEAMTLIKDFASQEIAHSKNSGLFSLSFVIALWTASGAVSTAMTAFDQIHQIPPEKTRPFWKAKIISLGLTVGTILLLVLASFLVFLSDLLLGFVVSGNSSLIFLLYIWKLLRWPLALGIVATAFSFIYRYGTSVWKSGTPIIPGAMIAAVFWAILSALFRQYVANFGNYNKVYGAVGTVIVLMLWLWMSAAVLLIGDQLNVTVGEDIRSKLPKNSAKDVNFPQEVGRNIDS
- a CDS encoding DUF4112 domain-containing protein, which translates into the protein MPHASPVDYNAQAATLKRLRQVSRLLDKVIAIPGTPIAVGLDPIIGFIPVGGDVLGLLLASYIVVEAARLGIPKKTLSKMVVNIIIDSLVGSIPVLGDIFDFAWTANEYNIKLIEQHMNYL
- a CDS encoding RNA-guided endonuclease InsQ/TnpB family protein; the protein is MKRVDYAFERWFKGLGKRPKYKSIRHYSGWTYPAKSGYSVESNGANGYLNLSKIGRIQMRGQAKYWGNPTTCIIVYRNGKWYASITVDVLDQVLQPDILPTGAVGIDLGCKSALSITDGENHQQIEAPKFLRNAEHLIKKASKDKRRKQAPNRKKKIKASRRWKKAQNKVSKLTRKVANQRQNWVHQVAVEIISCNSFIATEKLEVKNMSSKAKKGKRKKQKAGLNKSILDVGFGILRSTIKYKVEQIGGVFVEVPTKKVKPSQTCPKCGHQHKKTLDIRVHECSVCRYVQDRDIAAAEVMLYWAKGNLPESGTGFVVAESPSSTASTSKCKQAGSMRQLGAKKRQKSQSNFAKNGLEGVETSRSSVRAASRSEAS
- the tnpA gene encoding IS200/IS605 family transposase; the protein is MVARKGSHSVFSVHLHFVFVTKYRRKTITAPILKRLQEIFANVCIKTKCRLIEFSGEVDHVHLLIDFHPDNNLSSLVGSLKSASSRIIQKEFSEHLSTFYRKPVFWSSSYYVASTSGAPIEKIKQYIQSQDVPNK
- a CDS encoding alpha/beta fold hydrolase, translating into MKDWWQATFPQGRQSVVISDVNGYPVQIAYGERGTGKPLFLLHGMGSWSYNWRYSIAPLSKHFRVICFDAKGFGFSDKPWLRREKGGHQVIELQRIVQALCDEPAIIVGESIGGLISLALAQKNPQLVGRLIVINAPIFTESLPHWAMEILAQTPIEVLQAIDDLRLAYLFAPLVREVMGIERRKVLFDPSILTQEDVYWITYPFIELPGTLVKVAEELQIAAREIKHWQANKPNMLTQIQENLDKINCPTLVLWGDRDSWFPASHGEKLHQSLPNSQFQILDNCCHDASTGAAKVVNQSILKFLKDTNFF
- a CDS encoding protochlorophyllide reductase; this translates as MEASKTVVITGTSSGVGLYTAKAMADRNWHVVMACRDIEKTQKVAQSVGIPQSSYTIIPLDLASLGSVRYFVQNFRATGRTLDALVCNAAIYMPLIKEPLRSPEGYELTMATNHLGHFLLANLMLEDLKKSSSQPRLVILGTVTHNPNELGGKIPPRPDLGDLRGFAEGFKDPITMADGKKFEPVKAYKDSKVCNILTMRELHRRYHESTGIIFSSLYPGCVATTALFRNHYPLFQKLFPIFQRRITGGFVSEELAGERVAMVTADPEYGKSGAYWSWGNRQKKDRESFVQQVSPQASDDAKAKRMWDLSENLVGLAPVSSPAVAR